In Streptomyces qaidamensis, one DNA window encodes the following:
- a CDS encoding LytR/AlgR family response regulator transcription factor, translating to MLRALAVDDERPSLEELLYLLHADPRIGSAEGAGDATEALRRMNRALESGPGGPEAIDVVFLDIQMPGLDGLDLARLLTGFARPPLVVFVTAHEDFAVQAFDLKAVDYVLKPVRKERLAEAVRRAAELRGAAPHIPVHEPDPDHIPVELGGVTRFVAVEDITHVEAQGDYARLHTDKGSHLVRIPLSTLEERWRARGFVRIHRRHLVALRHIGELRLDAGTVSVLIGSEELQVSRRHTRELRDLLMRRP from the coding sequence ATGCTGCGCGCCCTGGCTGTCGACGACGAACGCCCCTCCCTGGAGGAGCTGCTCTACCTCCTGCACGCCGATCCCCGCATCGGCAGCGCGGAGGGCGCCGGCGACGCCACCGAGGCGCTGCGCCGCATGAACCGCGCCCTGGAGTCCGGCCCGGGCGGGCCCGAGGCCATCGACGTCGTCTTCCTCGACATCCAGATGCCCGGCCTCGACGGCCTCGACCTCGCCCGGCTGCTCACCGGCTTCGCCCGGCCGCCGCTCGTCGTGTTCGTCACCGCCCACGAGGACTTCGCCGTGCAGGCCTTCGACCTCAAGGCCGTCGACTACGTACTCAAACCGGTCCGCAAGGAGCGCCTCGCCGAGGCCGTCCGCCGGGCCGCCGAGCTGCGCGGCGCTGCCCCGCACATCCCCGTGCACGAACCCGACCCGGACCACATACCCGTGGAACTCGGCGGCGTGACCCGTTTCGTCGCCGTCGAGGACATCACCCACGTCGAGGCCCAGGGCGACTACGCGCGCCTGCACACCGACAAGGGCAGCCACCTGGTGCGCATCCCGCTGTCCACCCTGGAGGAGCGCTGGCGCGCGCGCGGCTTCGTCCGCATCCACCGCCGCCACCTCGTCGCCCTGCGCCACATCGGCGAACTCCGCCTCGACGCGGGTACCGTCAGCGTCCTCATCGGCTCCGAAGAACTCCAGGTCAGCCGCCGCCACACGCGCGAACTGCGCGACCTGCTCATGAGGAGGCCGTGA
- the rocD gene encoding ornithine--oxo-acid transaminase, producing the protein MTAPVRTEDPQESRGSRETRGSQELIRAEEPVLAHNYHPLPVVVARAEGTWVEDVEGRRYLDMLAGYSALNFGHRHPALIEAAHRQLDRLTLTSRAFHNDRLAEFAERLAALTGMDMVLPMNTGAEAVESGVKVARKWAYDVKGVPDGRATIVVAADNFHGRTTTIVSFSTDETARAGFGPFTPGFRVVPYNDLAAMEAAIDETTAAVLIEPIQGEAGVIIPDEGYLAGVRELTRRKECLFIADEIQSGLGRTGRTLAVEHEPVVPDVLLLGKALGGGIVPVSAVVGRREVLGVLHPGEHGSTFGGNPLAAAVGTAVVELLETGEFQRRAAELGMILRDGLTGLVGKGVVGFRSRGLWAGVDVDPALGTGREISERLMREGVLAKDTHGSTIRLAPPLTITGEELTGALAALEKALG; encoded by the coding sequence ATGACCGCACCCGTCCGCACCGAGGACCCGCAGGAGAGCCGTGGCTCGCGGGAGACCCGTGGCTCGCAGGAGCTGATCCGCGCGGAGGAGCCGGTCCTCGCACACAACTACCACCCGCTGCCGGTGGTCGTCGCCCGTGCCGAGGGCACCTGGGTGGAGGACGTGGAGGGGCGGCGCTACCTCGACATGCTGGCCGGCTACTCGGCCCTCAACTTCGGCCACCGGCACCCGGCGCTGATCGAGGCGGCCCACCGCCAGCTCGACCGGCTGACGCTCACCTCCCGCGCCTTCCACAACGACCGGCTCGCCGAGTTCGCGGAGCGGCTGGCCGCGCTGACCGGCATGGACATGGTCCTGCCCATGAACACCGGCGCGGAGGCGGTGGAGAGCGGCGTGAAGGTGGCCCGAAAGTGGGCCTACGACGTCAAGGGCGTCCCGGACGGCCGGGCGACGATCGTCGTGGCGGCGGACAACTTCCACGGCCGTACGACGACGATCGTCAGCTTCTCGACGGACGAGACGGCCCGGGCGGGCTTCGGGCCCTTCACACCGGGTTTCCGGGTGGTGCCGTACAACGACCTGGCCGCGATGGAGGCGGCCATCGACGAGACGACGGCCGCCGTGCTGATCGAGCCCATCCAGGGCGAGGCGGGGGTGATCATCCCCGACGAGGGCTATCTGGCCGGTGTGCGGGAACTGACCCGCCGCAAGGAGTGTCTGTTCATCGCGGACGAGATCCAGTCCGGGCTCGGCCGCACGGGCCGCACGCTGGCGGTCGAGCACGAGCCGGTGGTGCCGGACGTGCTGCTGCTGGGCAAGGCGCTGGGCGGCGGCATCGTGCCGGTGTCGGCGGTGGTCGGGCGCCGGGAGGTGCTCGGGGTGCTGCATCCGGGTGAGCACGGCTCCACCTTCGGCGGCAATCCGCTGGCCGCTGCCGTCGGTACGGCGGTGGTGGAACTGCTGGAGACGGGCGAGTTCCAGCGCCGGGCGGCCGAGCTCGGCATGATCCTGCGTGACGGTCTGACGGGGCTGGTCGGCAAGGGCGTCGTCGGCTTCCGCTCGCGCGGCCTGTGGGCGGGCGTCGACGTCGACCCCGCGCTCGGCACCGGTCGCGAGATCAGCGAACGCCTGATGCGCGAGGGAGTCCTGGCGAAGGACACCCACGGCTCCACGATCCGCCTGGCCCCGCCCCTCACCATCACGGGCGAGGAGCTGACGGGGGCCCTCGCGGCGCTGGAGAAGGCGCTGGGCTGA
- a CDS encoding cytochrome c oxidase assembly protein → MDHSGHGMTMDLPPFTLGRGLEWSADPFFLVACLAGLALYGWGVVRLVRRGDKWPVGRTVAFVLGVLSIMLMMCTQLNDYGMVMFSVHMVQHMVISMVSPILILLGAPITLALRALPTAGRGRKGPRELLLMFLHSRYMRIITHPAFTIPLFIASLYGLYFTPLFDTLMGSKPGHIAMMVHFLAVGLVFFWPIMGVDPGPHRPGYLMRMLELFAGMPFHAFFGIALMMASEPMIGTFKNPPASLGIEALSDQNAAGGIAWAFSEIPSVLVLVALLFQWYASDQRQARREDRAADRDGDKELEAYNAYLASLNAQGR, encoded by the coding sequence ATGGATCACAGCGGGCACGGCATGACCATGGATCTGCCGCCGTTCACGCTGGGACGAGGGCTGGAGTGGTCGGCTGACCCGTTCTTCCTCGTCGCCTGCCTGGCCGGGCTGGCCCTGTACGGGTGGGGTGTCGTGCGGCTCGTCCGCCGCGGGGACAAGTGGCCCGTGGGACGGACGGTCGCCTTCGTCCTGGGCGTGCTGAGCATCATGCTCATGATGTGCACGCAGCTGAACGACTACGGCATGGTCATGTTCAGCGTGCACATGGTGCAGCACATGGTCATCAGCATGGTGTCGCCCATCCTCATCCTGCTCGGGGCGCCGATCACGCTGGCGCTGCGGGCGCTGCCGACCGCGGGGCGGGGGCGCAAGGGCCCGCGTGAACTGCTGCTGATGTTCCTGCACAGCCGGTACATGCGGATCATCACACACCCGGCGTTCACGATCCCGCTGTTCATCGCGAGCCTCTACGGGCTGTACTTCACGCCTCTCTTCGACACCTTGATGGGCTCCAAGCCGGGGCACATCGCCATGATGGTGCACTTCCTCGCCGTCGGTCTGGTGTTCTTCTGGCCGATCATGGGCGTCGACCCGGGCCCGCACCGCCCGGGCTATCTGATGCGCATGCTGGAGCTGTTCGCCGGCATGCCGTTCCACGCGTTCTTCGGGATCGCGCTGATGATGGCGTCCGAGCCGATGATCGGGACGTTCAAGAATCCGCCCGCCTCGCTCGGCATCGAGGCGCTCTCGGACCAGAACGCGGCGGGCGGCATCGCCTGGGCGTTCAGCGAGATCCCCTCCGTGCTGGTGCTGGTGGCCCTGCTGTTCCAGTGGTACGCCTCGGACCAGCGGCAGGCCAGGCGCGAGGACCGGGCCGCCGACCGCGACGGCGACAAGGAACTGGAGGCGTACAACGCCTATCTGGCCTCGTTGAACGCGCAGGGGCGCTGA
- a CDS encoding sensor histidine kinase, which translates to MNGFLAGLCVAVLPVLALGVWLGRRTARAKSLAGLGTPVEHATFETLHTASLAAPPLRAGLTEETARKSARKLRSLLGTDALCLTDQGQVLVWDGDGAHHRTEIMERLAGPLETGRGEAFRLTCDSLDCSVRWAVVAPLTVDDRVHGALVACAPRESAVLVRAAGEVARWVSVQLELADLDQSRTRLIEAEIKALRAQISPHFIFNSLAVIASFVRTDPERARELLLEFADFTRYSFRRHGDFTTLAEELHAIDHYLALVRARFGDRLSVTLQIAPEVLPVTLPFLCLQPLVENAVKHGLEGKAVSPGKCHIQITAQDAGAEALVVIEDDGAGMDPGLLRRILAREVSPSGGIGLSNVDDRLRQVYGDDYGLVIETAAGAGMKITVRLPKYQPGVHSAGRLPRE; encoded by the coding sequence ATGAACGGGTTCCTGGCAGGCCTGTGCGTCGCCGTGCTCCCGGTGCTCGCCCTGGGGGTCTGGCTCGGCCGGCGCACCGCACGCGCCAAGAGCCTCGCCGGCCTCGGCACCCCCGTCGAGCACGCCACCTTCGAGACCCTGCACACCGCCTCCCTCGCCGCGCCTCCGCTGCGGGCCGGCCTGACGGAGGAGACGGCCCGCAAGTCCGCCCGCAAACTGCGTTCCCTGCTCGGCACGGACGCCCTCTGCCTCACCGACCAGGGGCAGGTCCTGGTCTGGGACGGCGACGGCGCCCACCACCGCACCGAGATCATGGAACGCCTCGCGGGCCCCTTGGAGACCGGCCGGGGTGAAGCCTTCCGGCTCACCTGCGACAGCCTCGACTGCTCGGTGCGCTGGGCGGTCGTCGCCCCGCTCACCGTCGACGACCGGGTGCACGGTGCCCTCGTCGCCTGCGCGCCGCGCGAGTCGGCGGTACTGGTCCGGGCCGCCGGTGAGGTCGCCCGCTGGGTGTCGGTCCAGCTGGAACTGGCCGATCTCGACCAGTCCCGCACCCGACTCATCGAGGCCGAGATCAAGGCGCTGCGGGCCCAGATCTCCCCGCACTTCATCTTCAACTCGCTCGCGGTGATCGCCTCGTTCGTCCGCACCGACCCCGAGCGCGCCCGCGAGCTGCTCCTGGAGTTCGCCGACTTCACGCGCTACTCGTTCCGGCGGCACGGCGACTTCACCACGCTCGCCGAGGAACTCCACGCCATCGACCACTACCTGGCCCTGGTGCGGGCACGTTTCGGCGACCGCCTCTCCGTGACCCTCCAGATAGCCCCGGAGGTACTGCCGGTGACCCTGCCCTTCCTGTGCCTGCAGCCGCTCGTCGAGAACGCCGTCAAGCACGGCCTGGAGGGCAAGGCCGTCTCCCCCGGCAAGTGCCACATCCAGATCACCGCCCAGGACGCGGGCGCCGAGGCCCTCGTCGTCATCGAGGACGACGGTGCCGGCATGGACCCCGGCCTGCTGCGCCGCATCCTCGCCCGCGAGGTCAGCCCCTCGGGCGGCATCGGCCTCTCCAACGTCGACGACCGGCTCCGCCAGGTCTACGGCGACGACTACGGCCTCGTCATCGAGACCGCCGCGGGCGCGGGCATGAAGATCACCGTCCGGCTCCCGAAGTACCAGCCGGGGGTGCACTCGGCGGGCCGGCTGCCCCGGGAGTGA
- a CDS encoding type 1 glutamine amidotransferase: MSDNQLRIVWIYPDLLSTYGDQGNVLVVERRAQQRRLDVARLDVRSDQPIPTSGDIYLIGGGEDRPQRLAAERLRRDGGLTRAVENGAIVFSVCAGYQILGHEFINDLGQREPGLGLLDVVSTRGEGARCVGDVLGDVDQRLGLPPLTGFENHQGVTHLGPTARPLAQVRFGNGNGTGDGTEGAYNDTVFGTYMHGPVLARNPLIADLLLKLALDVNALPPTDDRWYEALRNERIAAAQQPA; the protein is encoded by the coding sequence GTGAGCGACAACCAACTGCGCATCGTCTGGATCTATCCCGACCTGCTCAGCACCTACGGCGACCAGGGCAACGTCCTCGTAGTCGAGCGCCGGGCCCAGCAGCGCCGCCTGGACGTGGCCCGCCTGGACGTGCGCAGCGACCAGCCGATCCCGACCTCCGGCGACATCTACCTCATCGGCGGCGGCGAGGACCGGCCGCAGCGGCTCGCCGCCGAGCGGCTGCGCCGGGACGGCGGCCTGACCCGTGCCGTGGAGAACGGCGCCATCGTGTTCTCCGTGTGCGCCGGCTACCAGATCCTCGGCCACGAGTTCATCAACGACCTCGGTCAGCGCGAGCCCGGCCTCGGGCTGCTGGACGTGGTGTCGACGCGCGGCGAGGGCGCCCGCTGCGTCGGTGACGTGCTGGGCGACGTCGACCAGCGTCTCGGCCTGCCCCCGCTGACCGGCTTCGAGAACCACCAGGGCGTCACCCATCTGGGACCCACCGCCCGCCCCCTGGCCCAGGTGCGCTTCGGCAACGGCAACGGCACGGGCGACGGCACGGAGGGCGCGTACAACGACACCGTCTTCGGCACGTACATGCACGGTCCGGTACTCGCGCGCAACCCGCTGATCGCGGACCTGCTGCTGAAGCTGGCTCTCGACGTCAACGCGCTGCCGCCGACCGACGACCGCTGGTACGAGGCGCTGCGCAACGAGCGGATCGCCGCTGCTCAGCAGCCCGCTTAG
- a CDS encoding 6-phosphofructokinase, which yields MRIGVLTSGGDCPGLNAVIRSVVHRAVVDHGDEVIGFRDGWKGLLECDYLKLDLDAVGGILARGGTILGSSRVQPSHLRDGVERARGHVAELGLDAIIPIGGEGTLKAARLMSDSGLPVVGVPKTIDNDIAVTDVTFGFDTAVGVATEALDRLKTTAESHQRVLVVEVMGRHTGWIALHSGMAAGAHAIVVPERPFDIEELTRRVGERFEAGKRFAIVVAAEGAKPRAGTMEFDEGGKDIYGHERFAGIARQLSVELEGRLGKEARPVILGHVQRGGTPTAYDRVLATRFGWHAVEAVHRGEFGQMTALRGTDIVMVPLAEAVKTLKTVPDERYAEAETVL from the coding sequence ATGCGCATTGGTGTCCTCACGTCCGGCGGCGACTGCCCCGGCCTGAACGCCGTCATCCGGTCCGTCGTGCACCGCGCCGTCGTCGACCACGGCGACGAGGTCATCGGCTTCCGGGACGGCTGGAAGGGCCTCCTGGAGTGCGACTACCTCAAGCTCGACCTCGACGCGGTGGGCGGCATCCTCGCCCGTGGCGGCACGATCCTCGGGTCCTCCCGGGTCCAGCCCTCCCATCTGCGGGACGGTGTGGAGCGGGCCAGGGGCCATGTCGCCGAGCTCGGCCTCGACGCGATCATCCCGATCGGCGGCGAGGGCACCCTCAAGGCCGCCCGGCTGATGTCGGACAGCGGTCTGCCCGTCGTGGGCGTGCCGAAGACCATCGACAACGACATCGCCGTCACGGACGTCACCTTCGGCTTCGACACGGCCGTCGGGGTGGCGACCGAGGCCCTGGACCGGCTGAAGACCACCGCCGAATCGCACCAGCGGGTCCTGGTGGTCGAGGTCATGGGCCGTCACACCGGCTGGATCGCCCTGCACTCCGGCATGGCGGCCGGCGCGCACGCCATCGTCGTCCCCGAGCGGCCCTTCGACATAGAGGAACTGACCCGCCGGGTGGGCGAGCGGTTCGAGGCGGGCAAGCGCTTCGCGATCGTCGTCGCGGCGGAGGGGGCCAAGCCCCGGGCCGGGACCATGGAGTTCGACGAGGGCGGCAAGGACATCTACGGGCACGAGCGGTTCGCCGGGATCGCCCGGCAGCTGTCCGTGGAGCTGGAGGGACGGCTCGGGAAGGAAGCCCGGCCGGTGATCCTCGGCCACGTGCAGCGCGGCGGTACGCCGACCGCCTACGACCGGGTGCTGGCCACGCGGTTCGGGTGGCATGCGGTGGAGGCCGTGCACCGGGGGGAGTTCGGGCAGATGACCGCGCTGCGCGGGACCGACATCGTGATGGTGCCGCTGGCCGAGGCCGTCAAGACGCTGAAGACGGTGCCGGATGAGCGGTACGCCGAGGCGGAGACCGTTCTCTGA
- a CDS encoding cation acetate symporter, translated as MNSSYAIPAVALVVVATVLVGAFGLRISRTTSDFYVASRTVGPRLNAAAISGEYLSAASFLGIAGLVLVQGPDMLWYPVGYTAGYLVLLLFVAAPLRRSGAYTLPDFAEARLASQAVRRLAGAFVVGVGWLYLLPQLQGAGLTLTVLTGAPDWLGGVIVAVVVTAIVAAGGMRSITFVQAFQYWLKLTALLVPALFLVLTWQSDGAPRHAFDEPATFREQRVVRVDDSIDLTLDRPLTVTVTGTVDGRTHTGTRLELPVGTHRIDSGTRLTFAAGAPVPRAERGGGGDLSPSQAESREERPLYATYGLILATFLGTMGLPHVVVRFYTSPHGVAARRTTVAVLGLIGAFYLLPPLYGALGRLYAPELTLTGDPDAAVLLLPDRMIGGVGGDLLGALVAGGAFAAFLSTASGLTMAVAGVLTQDVLPSRGVRHFRLGTVLAMAVPLAASVLVGGLPVADAVGLAFAVSASSFCPLLVLGIWWRRLTPPGAAAGMLVGGGSALLAVAATMAGYPGEGAPLHALLAWPALWSVPLGFLTMVLVSLATPGRVPPGTAAVLARFHLPEELRTEVPA; from the coding sequence ATGAACTCCAGCTACGCCATCCCCGCCGTCGCCCTCGTCGTCGTCGCGACGGTCCTCGTCGGCGCCTTCGGCCTGCGCATCTCCCGTACCACCTCCGATTTCTACGTCGCCTCCCGCACCGTCGGACCCCGCCTCAACGCCGCCGCCATCAGCGGCGAGTACCTCTCCGCCGCCTCCTTCCTGGGCATAGCGGGCCTCGTCCTGGTCCAGGGCCCCGACATGCTCTGGTACCCGGTCGGCTACACCGCCGGATACCTGGTCCTACTGCTCTTCGTCGCCGCCCCGCTGCGCCGCTCCGGCGCCTACACGCTCCCCGACTTCGCCGAGGCCCGCCTCGCCTCCCAGGCCGTACGGCGGCTCGCCGGTGCGTTCGTCGTCGGTGTCGGCTGGCTGTACCTGCTGCCCCAGCTCCAGGGCGCCGGACTGACCCTGACCGTGCTGACCGGTGCGCCCGACTGGCTCGGCGGAGTGATCGTCGCCGTCGTCGTCACCGCCATCGTCGCCGCCGGCGGCATGCGCAGCATCACCTTCGTGCAGGCCTTCCAGTACTGGCTGAAGCTCACCGCCCTGCTCGTCCCCGCTCTCTTCCTGGTCCTCACCTGGCAGAGCGACGGAGCACCCCGGCACGCCTTCGACGAACCGGCCACCTTCCGCGAGCAGCGCGTCGTCCGGGTCGACGACAGCATCGACCTCACCCTCGACCGGCCGCTGACCGTCACGGTGACCGGCACCGTCGACGGCCGGACGCACACCGGCACCCGCCTGGAACTCCCCGTCGGCACCCACCGCATCGACAGCGGCACCCGCCTCACCTTCGCCGCGGGCGCCCCCGTCCCCCGGGCCGAGCGCGGCGGCGGCGGCGACCTGTCCCCGTCCCAGGCCGAGAGCCGCGAGGAACGCCCGCTGTACGCCACCTACGGGCTGATCCTCGCCACGTTCCTCGGCACCATGGGCCTGCCGCACGTCGTGGTCCGCTTCTACACCAGCCCGCACGGCGTCGCCGCCCGCCGCACCACCGTCGCGGTCCTCGGCCTGATCGGCGCCTTCTACCTCCTGCCACCCCTCTACGGCGCCCTCGGCCGCCTCTACGCCCCTGAACTCACCCTCACCGGCGACCCGGACGCCGCCGTCCTCCTGCTGCCCGACCGCATGATCGGGGGAGTGGGCGGCGACCTGCTGGGCGCGCTGGTCGCCGGGGGCGCCTTCGCCGCGTTCCTCTCGACGGCCTCGGGGCTGACCATGGCGGTCGCGGGCGTTCTCACCCAGGACGTCCTGCCGTCCCGGGGGGTCCGGCACTTCCGGCTCGGGACGGTCCTCGCGATGGCCGTGCCCCTCGCGGCGAGCGTCCTGGTCGGCGGGCTGCCGGTCGCCGACGCCGTCGGGCTCGCCTTCGCCGTGTCGGCGTCCTCGTTCTGCCCGCTGCTCGTCCTCGGCATCTGGTGGCGGCGGCTGACCCCGCCCGGCGCCGCCGCCGGGATGCTCGTCGGCGGCGGTTCCGCGCTGCTCGCCGTCGCCGCGACCATGGCGGGCTACCCGGGCGAGGGCGCCCCCCTGCACGCCCTGCTCGCCTGGCCCGCCCTGTGGTCGGTGCCGCTGGGCTTCCTCACCATGGTCCTGGTCTCCCTGGCCACGCCCGGCCGGGTCCCGCCCGGCACGGCCGCGGTCCTGGCCCGCTTCCACCTGCCCGAGGAACTGCGTACGGAGGTGCCGGCATGA
- a CDS encoding Lrp/AsnC family transcriptional regulator, producing MNSRSSTPFDELDRKIITALMANARTSFAEIGTAIGLSATAVKRRVDRLRETGVITGFSATVKPSALGWRTEAYVEVYCEGAAPPRRLAEVVRDYPEIAAAMTVTGGADALLHVRARDVEHFEEVLERIRQEPFIRKTISVMVLSHLLPESPEAGASHPAPEGASGGAADVR from the coding sequence ATGAACAGCAGGTCGTCCACGCCGTTCGACGAACTCGACCGGAAGATCATCACCGCGTTGATGGCGAACGCGAGGACGTCGTTCGCCGAGATCGGCACGGCGATCGGGCTGTCGGCCACGGCGGTCAAGCGGCGGGTCGACCGGCTGCGCGAGACGGGTGTGATCACCGGGTTCTCGGCGACGGTGAAGCCGTCGGCGCTCGGCTGGCGCACGGAGGCCTACGTCGAGGTGTACTGCGAGGGCGCCGCCCCGCCGCGGCGGCTGGCCGAGGTCGTGCGCGACTACCCGGAGATCGCCGCGGCGATGACCGTGACCGGCGGGGCGGACGCGTTGCTGCATGTCCGGGCGCGGGACGTGGAGCACTTCGAGGAGGTGCTGGAGCGGATCCGGCAGGAGCCGTTCATCCGGAAGACGATCAGCGTGATGGTGCTGTCCCATCTGCTGCCGGAGAGCCCGGAGGCCGGCGCGAGCCATCCGGCCCCGGAGGGGGCTTCGGGCGGCGCAGCAGACGTGCGCTGA
- the ddaH gene encoding dimethylargininase has translation MPDSRVPRRRRYLVCEPRHFAVQYAINPWMHPDEPVDVLRALDQWQAMVDTYRAHGHTVDSVKPVPGLPDMVFAANAAVVVDGRVFGSLFHAPERRPESVPYEAWFKAEGYEVYHPESVCEGEGDLVPAGRWILAGTGFRTTREAHSEVQEYFGMPVISLTLVDPYFYHLDTALFVLDEGHDGNIAYYPEAFSPGSREVLARLYPDAVLATREDAMAFGLNSVSDGRHVFISPGATGLAEQLAGRGYVPVPVDLSEFQKAGGGIKCCTQEIREIRS, from the coding sequence GTGCCCGACTCCCGTGTGCCGCGCCGGCGGCGCTATCTCGTCTGCGAACCCAGACACTTCGCCGTGCAGTACGCGATCAACCCGTGGATGCATCCCGACGAACCCGTCGATGTGCTCCGCGCCCTGGACCAGTGGCAGGCGATGGTCGACACCTACCGTGCCCACGGCCATACCGTGGACAGTGTGAAACCCGTTCCCGGCCTGCCCGACATGGTTTTCGCCGCGAACGCGGCGGTCGTCGTCGACGGCCGCGTCTTCGGCTCGCTCTTCCACGCGCCCGAGCGCCGTCCCGAGTCCGTGCCGTACGAGGCGTGGTTCAAGGCGGAGGGCTACGAGGTGTACCACCCCGAGTCGGTGTGCGAGGGCGAGGGCGACCTGGTGCCGGCCGGCCGCTGGATCCTGGCCGGGACGGGCTTTCGTACGACCCGGGAGGCCCACAGCGAGGTGCAGGAGTACTTCGGGATGCCGGTGATCAGCCTGACGCTGGTGGATCCGTACTTCTATCACCTGGACACGGCACTGTTCGTCCTCGACGAGGGGCACGACGGGAACATCGCCTACTACCCCGAGGCGTTCTCGCCGGGCAGCCGTGAGGTGCTGGCCCGGCTGTACCCGGACGCGGTGCTCGCCACCCGCGAGGACGCGATGGCGTTCGGGCTCAACTCCGTCTCCGACGGGCGCCACGTGTTCATCTCGCCGGGGGCGACGGGCCTGGCCGAACAGCTGGCCGGCCGTGGCTACGTCCCCGTCCCCGTCGACCTGTCCGAGTTCCAGAAGGCCGGTGGCGGCATCAAGTGCTGCACCCAGGAGATCCGGGAGATCCGCTCATGA